One genomic segment of Actinomycetota bacterium includes these proteins:
- a CDS encoding glycosyl transferase family 2 — MERLSHGVLSDRSAALLEGDRPVDVLVGIPSFQNARTIGHVVRAVEAGLRKHFPDRRCLIAISDGASPDGTMEAAMAATTEGDEELLLLDPKVEPPDKLAMTYVGLSGKGSAFRAIFELAAAVGARGCAVLDADLRSVSPAWIDRLVGPVLDHGYDLVTPLYARHKLDGTITNSIAFPLTAALYGRRLRQPIGGDFGFSGRLAAHWAGKQVWSTDVARFGVDIWMTTVALCEGFSVCQSALGAKLHDAKDPGRDLGPMFRQVVGSLFALAGRYVDRWAEADGIADVPTFGFRTATSTEEIRVNLDALIWRFVEGYVAEHELWREVLAAQHFDAVEDAIHQASERPEGFVLPVELWARICYDYLLAYN; from the coding sequence TTGGAGCGCCTGTCGCACGGCGTGCTCAGTGACCGATCCGCGGCCCTGCTGGAGGGAGACCGGCCCGTCGACGTGCTGGTCGGCATCCCGTCGTTCCAGAACGCCCGCACCATCGGCCATGTCGTCCGGGCCGTCGAGGCCGGGCTGCGCAAGCACTTCCCCGACCGCCGCTGCCTGATCGCCATCTCCGACGGCGCCTCGCCCGACGGGACGATGGAGGCGGCCATGGCCGCGACCACCGAGGGGGACGAGGAGCTGCTGCTGCTCGACCCCAAGGTCGAGCCCCCCGACAAGCTGGCCATGACCTATGTCGGCCTGTCCGGCAAGGGGTCGGCCTTCCGGGCCATCTTCGAGCTGGCCGCGGCCGTCGGCGCCCGGGGCTGCGCGGTGCTCGACGCCGACCTCCGCTCGGTCAGCCCGGCCTGGATCGACCGGCTGGTCGGGCCCGTGCTGGACCACGGCTACGACCTGGTCACGCCCCTGTACGCCCGGCACAAGCTGGACGGCACCATCACCAACTCGATCGCCTTCCCGCTCACCGCGGCCCTGTACGGGCGGCGCCTGCGCCAGCCCATCGGCGGCGACTTCGGGTTCTCGGGCCGGCTGGCCGCCCACTGGGCCGGCAAGCAGGTGTGGAGCACCGACGTGGCCCGCTTCGGAGTCGACATCTGGATGACCACGGTGGCCCTGTGCGAGGGCTTCAGCGTCTGCCAGAGCGCACTCGGGGCCAAGCTGCACGACGCCAAGGACCCCGGCCGCGACCTCGGGCCGATGTTCCGCCAGGTCGTGGGCAGCCTGTTCGCCCTCGCCGGCCGCTACGTCGACCGCTGGGCCGAGGCCGACGGCATCGCCGACGTCCCCACCTTCGGCTTCCGCACCGCCACCTCGACCGAGGAGATCCGGGTCAACCTGGACGCGCTGATCTGGCGCTTCGTCGAAGGGTACGTGGCCGAGCACGAGCTGTGGCGCGAGGTCCTGGCCGCCCAGCACTTCGACGCGGTCGAGGACGCCATCCACCAGGCGAGCGAGCGGCCCGAGGGGTTCGTGCTCCCGGTCGAGCTGTGGGCCCGCATCTGCTACGACTACCTGCTGGCCTACAAC